One Candidatus Taylorbacteria bacterium genomic window, AATCAGCATGCTTCACTCGAACGAAAATGACCACGGAGGGTTTCGCAACCTTACATTTGAAATAGACGGCAAGGGCGTGTATGGAACGCTCAAAAACGAGTCGGGCGTTCACCGCCTTGTGCGCATTTCCCCATTTAACGCCAAAAAACTCCGCCACACGTCGTTTTCAATGGTTGAAGTGATTCCCAAATTCGACAAGACGGTTGATATTGAAATTCCGCCTGCTGAAATCGAAATTAGCTACGCGCGCTCAAGCGGGCCGGGAGGCCAGAACGTGAACAAGCGGGAGACCGCAGTCCGCCTTGTGCATCTCCCGACAAAAATCGCGGTGCATGTGGAAACAGAACGGTCGCAGGCGCAGAATAAGGAAAGGGCGATGGACTTGCTTCGGGGAAAGCTCTACAAAATGCGAGAAGACGAGCGGGTGGCAAAAGAAAAAGGCATGTATATCTCAAAGACGACCTCTGTTGAGTGGGGCAATCAG contains:
- a CDS encoding PCRF domain-containing protein — protein: MLNESRKMNSASGDARIKEIEALMIDSEFWSDKQKSQSLIRELQELKEGMSTGGTGGKFDRGGAVITIFSGAGGDDAEDFSAILFRMYRKYIENKGWKISMLHSNENDHGGFRNLTFEIDGKGVYGTLKNESGVHRLVRISPFNAKKLRHTSFSMVEVIPKFDKTVDIEIPPAEIEISYARSSGPGGQNVNKRETAVRLVHLPTKIAVHVETERSQAQNKERAMDLLRGKLYKMREDERVAKEKGMYISKTTSVEWGNQIRSYVLHPYKMVKDHRTNVETSQVDKVLEGGLEEFISAEALL